The region AATTCTGAAAAGATCATTTAAAGCTCGATAATTGACGCCCCAATTCACCTCAGTCGCTTTATCTGGGCCAGTCTGGAGGTCAATTGTATTTGACTTCaggaaagtgaaaaaatatataaaaatatttaataaatttatataCAGAAGTTCTTACCATGGTGTATGTTTTCCCTGATCCAGTCTGACCATAGGCGAATATACATACACTATATCCATCAAGTACGGATTTTATCAAGGGCTGAATATCTGAATATACCTCAGCTGTAAAAGAATTGGAACGGTGAATTCATTTTAGAGTTCATTATGCATAATGCAGCTTTGCAGATCAGAGATATAAGAATTAATTAAGATCCGCAATCATATGGAGGAATCTGAAAACCTTGTGTTGCAGCTGGACTATAGACCTTATTAAACTTGAACGACCTGCGGCCTTCCTTTCCTTGTTTGGAAGGATTTACAACAATAAGTTCCCCATTTTCTCCAATGTATTCAACAACTGATTGTTTTTCCTTTTGTCCACGAAGGAATGGCCTAATTCGACAATATACTCTGATATTTCCTAATTGAAAAATAACCATAAGTAAATGAACAAGAAAGACAATTAATTCAGTCCTCGAAATTACAAAAATTCGTTATATATCACACCTTTTAGCTCCTGCACCTCATTGTGCAGTTTGCGATTCTCAGCAAGGATTGTAGAATAGTTTGCAGCTGCATGTCCTAATGCTCCAACTTTTTCACCTGTAATCGAAATTTGATTTCATAAGTGAAATCTATTTAAGTTACTGTTAAAACTTCTTTTGATATCTTACACTTATACTTCCATCATAAACGACGTTACTATAACACTTCAAGTAGCTGAACTGACCTAGTTGATTGAATTCCTCCACATAGCTCTTTTGTGTTTTCACCACTTCTTGCCTTATTGACTGAGAAGAAAACCTCAGTTCCTGAACATTCATGGAGGTCTAATTTATACATTCCACATTAATGGCATGttaggaaaattttaaaaagaagaaaagagaccAAGCATACACGCAGTGCGCCCAACTGGAAATCTgtaaatatttggtaaatatgcTCCTTCTTCTTCCAATTGTGCaattttgattgagaaaatgtATCAAGTTCCTTTATCCTATTTCTTGATTCCGTCAGAAGGCCCGTGGCCTCCTTCAACTTCTCCTCAAGTTCTTGTTGAGCTTCTGTTgccttttcttccatttctaggGTGTGTTGTTCATATAATTTTTTAGCTATTTCCATTTCTTGCTTCAAAGCTGCGATTTCTTGCCTATGATCTTCCTTCTCTTTCAATTCATACGAGTTCTTAGCTATTTCCATTTCTTGCTTCAAAGCTGCGATTTCTTGGCTatgttcttctttctctttcaattcataCGACTTCTTAACTATTTCCAGTTCTTGCTTTAAAGCTGCGATTTCTTGGCTATgatcttctttctctttcaattcataCGACTTCTTAACTATTTCCAGTTCTTGCTTTAAAGCTGCGATTTCTTGCCTATGATCTTCCTTCTCTTTCGATTCATACGATTTCTTAACCATTTCTAGTTCTTGCTTCAAAGCTGTGATTTCTTGCCAATGACCTTCCTTCTCTTTAGATTCATACGATTTCTTAACTATTTCCAGTTCTTGCTTCAAAGACGTGATTTCTTGCCTATTATCTTCCTTCTCTTTCAATTCATATGATTTCTTAACTATTTCCAGCTCTTTCTTCAAAGCTGTGATTTCTTGACCATGATCTTCCTTCTCTTTCGATTCATAGGAGTTCTTAGTTATTTCCAGTTCTTGCTTCAATGCCGCAATTTGATTATCCTTCTCTTCCAATTTAGGCACATCCTGctcctcatttttctttttcccctccATTTTGTTTTTCTCATTCTGCAtgtgatttcaaaaccaaggaATAGTAAAATTAAAGATTGTTGAAAGGAATGATGCAGCTGAATTTTTTTGGAAGTACCTAGTCTCTGACATCATATCATTTGCAATCAATAACAGACTTGACACGATTAACGAACAAATTCTAGGGGACACTTCTAATCAGAAGCACAAGCGACTATCAATCTGAGCAAGTAATGATAAATGTCCGCGATCTCTGCACTACTTGCGATAAGCAACAAATGGGATGAAGCATAGGTGGTTTAATGAGTGTCAAAGCACacaaaagaagaggaaatggaaGGGAGAGAAAGCAAATATAAACCTCAACTGAAAATCGAGCTAGCAATGCGCAGAgaaaaaaactagaaaattaCCTTAATCTGCTGAAGCTGGTTCATGACAATCAGAAATGCAGAAGAATTGAATGTGTAAAGGTAAAAACTGCGGAAGAGTAAAACGTGGCAGACTTTGCAACTTTTCCTAGAATTTGAGGTCCATAACTACCTGTGTCTCTTCACTAGTCCCAGTTGCAAGGGCTTCCAGGACTCTGATCCTTGACTGGTATTTCTGTTCACGAGTCTTGAATAGATTGTTTTGCTGCAGgcatagaaagaaaaataaaatgaaccaTATTCACTgaaaagagaaattgagaaTACAGCTACATATTATACCGTTCTAAGATGTTCAGCTAGAGTAGTTATCCGCCGCTCAATTTCTTGCACCACTTTTCTCAATAAGCACGCTACACGCTGACAGATTTAGACACCCAACTAATCTTAAACCATATATTCTGTAATGTATTCATATAGAACAGTAATTCTATATGTAATTTAAGTGCGTACTTGAGGTATCTCCCCATTCTTCCGCTCAATGCTTTCATCAAGAATCCCATTTACAACACTTAGAAGTGACTGCGTTGGGGCAATCTGAAagcaataaaaaatgaaatgagtGGAACAACTATAAACTCAAAGAATTTGTTGACAAAAGGGGTGGGGGTGACTTGTTACTAACATCCAAACTATTAGATCTCATCATTTCTGAAATCTTTGCAGCAGGAATTTCAGTGTGGCTCCCTTGTTTAAGCTGAAATACTTCATGGAACTTATGTCCGACGTGATGTATTAACGCGGCCGATGGCTCTACAAAGTTCACAAAGAAGAACTTAACAGTCTGAGGAAGGAAAATGGCCTGCGGAGTTTGAAGAAGTAGCGAGAGCAAACAGTTATATACCTAATTTAACAATTGATTAACTTCTTAATACCAAGGAGAGAAAAAGACGATTGATGTTTGCAAAGCAAATATCAAACAGCTATGCCATGTTTATACGTGCTTTTATGTTGCATATTACATGGTCCCTAATTGAATCTACACAGAAACTCAACTGAAGCAGTTCAATACAGCAACTACAATCTCCACTGGTCCTATGATGAAAGAATTCATGGTCCTTTCTTAAttgtatttgggagttgaaacaAACATCAATACCTGTCATTATAGGACTTCTCAATGCACGCTGGAATTTTGAATCTGATCCTGTCTTCTGCCGTTCTCCTGGGGATGGGGAAGACTgagttcttgaaaattcttcCTGAAGTGTTAAAAGGCACTCCAGTACTATTTTCATAGAACCCTGGACAATTTAtcattattaaaatattttaaataaaaagatggcAGTTCAATATATAAAGGTAAAGAAGGATAAAACATTTCGGCATATGGAAAAAGTTACACAACTCAAATGGCCTACAAAGTTAAGGGATACAAGAACTTTCTGTGATCATAAGTAGACATGAAACtccataagttggttatgacaTGAGCAGAAGTTTGTAGTCATTAACCTGTTCCAAGTCTGATGCCTGAAACCTGGGCAAGCCCATTTCATCCATAGCAGACAAAAACCTTTTAATATTTTCTGAGTGTAGCTCGGGAGAGTGTACTGTACCACCACACTAGAACAAAGGATACAGTTAAATCAACAAACAAAACCATACTTACTCCTGCATACTGTAAAATCAAAAATGTTATAAACTACCTCAGGTACAGAACCTGGTTTCAGCTTATTCAATAATTGGCATAAGACAGAACCATCAACCAAGAATGCTTGTAAATCCTCATCAGAAGCatttataggcaaactcaagtGAGGAAGAACGCTGTTTAACCACTCTACCAATTTTGCCCGTTGCTTAGCTGCAGAAACAACAAAGCGCAGTGAGGGGAATTAGCCAGCACTATAGGGAATAAATGTTTTTTCCCTTCAGCCTCACCATTAATACTTGATAAAGGCTCGAAGATGTCCCCGCTACTGTACACACTTGAGCTGTTCCGTCTACCATAATCTTTGGAAACACGATCCAGGATGGAGTTCATGATAGTAAACTACTGCACAGCATTCAATTTAGAAGATATCTGCATTATAAAGCAGAATTGCTCAAATCAAAAATGTCTCAACAAGGGAATTGCATCATCTATATGCAACGTGTCATCATGTTTATGTTgtgaaaaaaatgagttttaatatctcaaaaagaagtaTTATCTATGTGCATTTTTGGAGTCATGTTAATGGGTATTAATATCTTTTTAATGCAAATACTAAACATTAACTATGGCTATTATATCAAATTATTACTCTTTACTAATCATAATTAATAgtcattattttatatattttctaacgTTTGCTGATTTGTATACAATGAGTATttactaatttattaatttgatacattaATAGCTATTATCACTAAGTGACCGTTTGGGGCATTATTTGGCTGCAACCATTTTTGAGTtcttctactatatatactagTAGTAGTTTTTTCCTTATGATGATATATACAAAGAAATATTATTtcttctatattatgttgtGCTGGGTTTTTACTTTAtgttaatctttgttagattctagctcctagttttgtactagaagagcttgttgaatcctgggaGATACACTCATAccggtgaaatatccttaaggacagtgtcttaattgacatgcctcaagctttGAAGAATTTCCGACaaggttcgtgatcaagtattaaGAGTTTGCTACAAGTGTTcatgatcaagtattttccgtaagatttccaacagtTTAAACCATCATGGGTGGCATCACAAGAATCCAAAAGGAGTTACCATCACTGTCCATATCCACTTCAAACATAATGCAATAGGAGTAGCTAGGAAGGGACAAGAAAGAGTTGCATCTTGTTCTGATACTAAGTGAGGCAGCCCACTTCATTCCTAAAATTACTATCTTAGTCTACAAGTGAATAAATGGATCAAGACATATAATGTGTAAATGTACTCAGGAAGGGAGAAATGACCGGAAGCAGTgtttttgaagggaaaaaaagcAACAAGGTCCATGGGGCTTGAAGCGAAAAGCAAGAGGTGAAGCGTACAATCTATGGCAAACTAATAAATGTCAAATACAATTGAATAATGAATTTAGTACTATAATAATCAAATTGTAGTTAAAATAACTGATTTCAGCATCCAATAtccaataatataaaatattaatccTCTCAAAGTTGAGATTCAAAGAACCTCCACTTTACTTTTGGATCACTTCGTGTCATGGATTGACACGCATGACTTCCCCCGAGAAGCAATAACCCCTCGCTTTGCATCACTCCAAGAAGAGTCTACAAAATTTATGAGGAACAAGCGCCTTCTACAACAGCTACATCGCTTTCTAAAAGCTAATATGActgttta is a window of Lycium ferocissimum isolate CSIRO_LF1 chromosome 12, AGI_CSIRO_Lferr_CH_V1, whole genome shotgun sequence DNA encoding:
- the LOC132040874 gene encoding kinesin-like protein KIN-14M, with the translated sequence MNSILDRVSKDYGRRNSSSVYSSGDIFEPLSSINAKQRAKLVEWLNSVLPHLSLPINASDEDLQAFLVDGSVLCQLLNKLKPGSVPECGGTVHSPELHSENIKRFLSAMDEMGLPRFQASDLEQGSMKIVLECLLTLQEEFSRTQSSPSPGERQKTGSDSKFQRALRSPIMTEPSAALIHHVGHKFHEVFQLKQGSHTEIPAAKISEMMRSNSLDIAPTQSLLSVVNGILDESIERKNGEIPQRVACLLRKVVQEIERRITTLAEHLRTQNNLFKTREQKYQSRIRVLEALATGTSEETQNEKNKMEGKKKNEEQDVPKLEEKDNQIAALKQELEITKNSYESKEKEDHGQEITALKKELEIVKKSYELKEKEDNRQEITSLKQELEIVKKSYESKEKEGHWQEITALKQELEMVKKSYESKEKEDHRQEIAALKQELEIVKKSYELKEKEDHSQEIAALKQELEIVKKSYELKEKEEHSQEIAALKQEMEIAKNSYELKEKEDHRQEIAALKQEMEIAKKLYEQHTLEMEEKATEAQQELEEKLKEATGLLTESRNRIKELDTFSQSKLHNWKKKEHIYQIFTDFQLGALRELRFSSQSIRQEVVKTQKSYVEEFNQLGEKVGALGHAAANYSTILAENRKLHNEVQELKGNIRVYCRIRPFLRGQKEKQSVVEYIGENGELIVVNPSKQGKEGRRSFKFNKVYSPAATQAEVYSDIQPLIKSVLDGYSVCIFAYGQTGSGKTYTMTGPDKATEVNWGVNYRALNDLFRISQVRESTFTYEITVQMMEIYNEQVRDLLSSDSSQKKLGILSTSQPNGLAVPEASMHPVNKTSDVLDLMDIGLRNRAKGSTAMNERSSRSHSIVTIHVHGMDIKSGSSLHSSLNLVDLAGSERVDRSEVTGDRLKEAQHINKSLSALGDVISALAQKNAHVPFRNSKLTQLLQTSLGGQAKTLMFVQLNPEVGSYSETTSTLKFAERASGVELGAARSGKEGRDVRDLMEQVVSLKDTISQKDDEIEKLQLTKDKKNVYTGADSETHSTD